TTATCCACGATAACCCCATCGCCAAACACCTTCCATTTGTCCCGCTCTGTTGCGATCAGCTTCGTCGCCAAGTAGTACTCTTCAGAGTCAACTGCCGTAACAGCAAGCAACCCTCGTCCAGCCTCAAATGGTGATTCAATCAACTGCAATGTTCCGATTTGCGCTCCATATTGCTCTTCAATACTCATCTTCTCGTTGGAACGGATCGCTGATCCGCTCCCGTTATATTGAAAATAAAGCTTATCATTATGATCACGGATAATCTTATTATTCTTGTACGCGCCTATCGCGATGATATTATTATTCTTCAAATGATCTGCGCTAACGCTATCCGTGTAGAACTGAATGTTCCCTGTATTACCGCTTGCGTATTTTCCAAGCAGATTAAACACATTAGATAAACTCAGATATGCATAATCATCCATTTCTTGTGGCAGAACAACTGCCACTTGATTGTAAATGCCGTCACGTATGAACGGATACGGATAGTTATTAAACAAGAGCTCCGTCCGATCTTTAGTATTAAGACGCATTACAGAATCCTTACTGATATAAGCCCACGGCGTTTGATCCTTATCCAGGGTACACCCGGCACCCTTCAGCTCCAAATCAAAAGCTACTGTCACCGTAAAATTACCGGAAATATTCAAGTTTTGAGGAACTGGAAGCTCCAGCTTATCGCCATTCGCCAGCTCTTTGGTCAGCTTCTTGCTGCCAATGGGTGTGTTGTTGATGCTGACCGTCATTAATGAACGGTCGAAATCTAAATTCTGTGCATAACGGAAATCGAATCTGATTCTGCCTGAATCTGCAATCGAGCGGTTAGAGGGCAGTGAAACAAAGTAGGTCTGCTCCTGATGACGTGCCCCAGTGAGTTTATCACCCGTTTCTGTAAACGTAATATTGGAGCTAATCGAAAGGGGTGGTGCAGATACTTCTGTAGCATCATCGACCACCTTTAAATCACTGCTGATTTGACCCAATAACTCTTGATTCGCAACAAAACGGCCTGCTTTAATCAGTAAGTTCTCATCCTTCGAGGTTACGACTAGTGTGGGCTGAGTATCCTTATTCACTAACTGCAGTAATGCATGTGTACTTAAATCTTCAGAGGTGCTTAGCTGAGCCTTTAGCGCATTTGGTACTCGGTCATACATAGCTACCAGCACAACCGCAGCTTTATTCTTCACCGCATCTGACCGGTAGGGAAGCATTGGAATCGTTCTATTGTCCAATGTATTCCCCTTCACAAGCCCGGAGAGCGCATAAGTAGCCGACTCCAATTCTGCCCCTGTGCTTTTATCCGGTACGGTCAGAATACTCTGATTCTTCGTTAAGGTATCTATTCCAGAGAAACGATCGCTAAAGTCACTGATCCCACCAGTCAAAGGCTTTGGCGTATACAATACGTTAATGCTGGATGTATTAAACAGACGAAGCCAATTATCATAATCATAATCGACAGTACAAGATAACTCATCTGTATTGCTCGACTGTAAATAGCCCTGAATACCAAGCGTATTGGTCCCCTTTTTCAGAAGCTCTTTGGGGGCTTGAAGGACCAGCTGTTGTTCACCGTTGTTCTTTAGAGAGGGTCTAAATGTATAGAATGGGCTGCCATTTAGCGTTAAGGTAACGCTAGAAATCTGCTCCTTGGTAATTTGCGAAATTTGAAAGTGCAGGTTAATTCTGATCTCATCCACATTCCAATAATCCATAACCTCAAAATATTGCTGCTTAGTACTCGAACCCTTTAGCGCAGTATCCGTCCCCGTGAAAGAGGTTGTGTATGTTAATCTTGTATCCTTAGGCGGGGCCTCGGCGGCTGCAATATTCATTTGAATTAGAAAAAGAGAGAGGCAGGTCAACAGTATAACCATTTGTTTTTTCATCATCATGTTCTGTTTCTCCTGTGATCACATATTTCTCATATTACTTCTTTGTTCGTTATTAATAGCGCTCAGTCTTATACCACTTTGCTTCTCTTTTGAAGATGAGGTCTTTGGCATAAAGATATAATCCGTAAGCAGCGACAACCATCCACAGCTGACAATAGGAGATGTACATCAACATTACGATCCATAAATTGGACAAGCTCATCTCGCCCTTCTCTGTCGTCAACGTTATAAAAGTACCTACAACGAACAGAATAATGGCGAGCAACCATAGAAAGTTACTAAGCCCAGCAATAGTAGTATGTACATAGCCCAAAGCATGCAGGATGAGCAGCACATCGGAGGTGATTAACGACAGCAGCAATAAGAAGTAAATGGCTAGAAAGTAAAGAATATCGAATCGGACTTTAGCAGCGGATTTATCGAAAAGCAGGGGGATATTTTTGACAATGACATAGATATTGCCCTTGGCCCAGCGCGTTCGCTGCTTGAACCAGACTTTTAAGGTCTGAGGCTCCTGCTCCCAGGTGACGGATTTCGGCTGGAACTTGATCCGATAACCCATCATATAAATTCTGAAGCTGATTTCTGTATCCTCGGCTATTGCTTTAACATCCCAGCCGCCGATACTTTCTACAATAGACCTGCGCATAATAAAATTAGTGCCGGGGATGGTGCATAGCTTGAACAACTTCCAGCGTCCTGCTTGCGCCATCCATTGAAAAGATAACGTCTCAATATTAATAAACCGGGTAAGTAGGCTCGCATTACGGTTACGGGTTCTAAATTTACCAATTACCGCTCCGAGGCTAGAATCATTCATGATCTCAGCAACCAGATAACGTAGAGCCGTTTTTTCCGGAGTGTTGTCTGCATCATAAATCGCAATTAACTGCCCTTTGCAATGAGTGAAGCCTATATTCAGCGCATTCGATTTGCCTTTGCCACCCGTAATCGAATCTGTATTAATAACGATCAGCTGGCGACCCGGATTTCGATTTTGGATACCCGCCAGTAGTTCAGCACTGTTATCAGAAGAATTATCATTAATCACAATAATCTCATATCG
This Paenibacillus sp. FSL R5-0345 DNA region includes the following protein-coding sequences:
- a CDS encoding glycosyltransferase family 2 protein, whose protein sequence is MTISDILMVIAVICIWSLLLVNVTLIIAGYLYYIKSENEEIPEIAGEYPLVSIMVPAHNEGVVICKTVESLLALDYPEDRYEIIVINDNSSDNSAELLAGIQNRNPGRQLIVINTDSITGGKGKSNALNIGFTHCKGQLIAIYDADNTPEKTALRYLVAEIMNDSSLGAVIGKFRTRNRNASLLTRFINIETLSFQWMAQAGRWKLFKLCTIPGTNFIMRRSIVESIGGWDVKAIAEDTEISFRIYMMGYRIKFQPKSVTWEQEPQTLKVWFKQRTRWAKGNIYVIVKNIPLLFDKSAAKVRFDILYFLAIYFLLLLSLITSDVLLILHALGYVHTTIAGLSNFLWLLAIILFVVGTFITLTTEKGEMSLSNLWIVMLMYISYCQLWMVVAAYGLYLYAKDLIFKREAKWYKTERY
- a CDS encoding cellulose biosynthesis cyclic di-GMP-binding regulatory protein BcsB, with amino-acid sequence MMMKKQMVILLTCLSLFLIQMNIAAAEAPPKDTRLTYTTSFTGTDTALKGSSTKQQYFEVMDYWNVDEIRINLHFQISQITKEQISSVTLTLNGSPFYTFRPSLKNNGEQQLVLQAPKELLKKGTNTLGIQGYLQSSNTDELSCTVDYDYDNWLRLFNTSSINVLYTPKPLTGGISDFSDRFSGIDTLTKNQSILTVPDKSTGAELESATYALSGLVKGNTLDNRTIPMLPYRSDAVKNKAAVVLVAMYDRVPNALKAQLSTSEDLSTHALLQLVNKDTQPTLVVTSKDENLLIKAGRFVANQELLGQISSDLKVVDDATEVSAPPLSISSNITFTETGDKLTGARHQEQTYFVSLPSNRSIADSGRIRFDFRYAQNLDFDRSLMTVSINNTPIGSKKLTKELANGDKLELPVPQNLNISGNFTVTVAFDLELKGAGCTLDKDQTPWAYISKDSVMRLNTKDRTELLFNNYPYPFIRDGIYNQVAVVLPQEMDDYAYLSLSNVFNLLGKYASGNTGNIQFYTDSVSADHLKNNNIIAIGAYKNNKIIRDHNDKLYFQYNGSGSAIRSNEKMSIEEQYGAQIGTLQLIESPFEAGRGLLAVTAVDSEEYYLATKLIATERDKWKVFGDGVIVDKDGNVNAHRFKIITGAAEDSVVKKIAERTDVLSFIIVIVLVLTLVILSLILLLRKHMKKRGDKRET